A DNA window from Branchiostoma lanceolatum isolate klBraLanc5 chromosome 17, klBraLanc5.hap2, whole genome shotgun sequence contains the following coding sequences:
- the LOC136423640 gene encoding uncharacterized protein: MSTDPDLISVLTPYLSVCKRSDTARREKKLTRFRIYGAILSNKEFKKLTAEKRKWLKEWSRLERDPGKAKLQELVQRYIDRLREEAADHDKKRFDSNSVPIQKFQKIAEDMLETEPAWFSFLTTKTDDSCFVGLVQKHLKAESGDIENMTFYFLEDGVKESNTGGAAGGKEEGAMGGAAIQTHVHVATLVLPLDWEKSFAKSLKNNIHNCHGHVGPALEALRMGRDSYTDITGKTCKFTRSAGDRKLRQGVKIFKEKLSYKLDGKNPHGKSSLCKVHLNGDGSDCLLVYVVQNYMHAGRVFLLVGVHTHTECNITSGASTKEHSTKKGGDRGTLDITEDMEAARKYLH, from the exons ATGTCGACGGATCCAGATCTCATCTCGGTGCTAACCCCTTACCTGTCTGTTTGTAAGCGGTCCGATACAGCTAGACGTGAAAAGAAGCTTACACGGTTCAGGATTTACGGAGCCATCCTGTCAAATAAAGAGTTTAAGAAGCTGACAGCTGAGAAGAGGAAGTGGCTTAAAGAATGGAGCCGGCTAGAGCGAGATCCGGGGAAGGCCAAGCTGCAAGAACTGGTACAACGGTACATCGACCGATTGAGGGAAGAAGCGGCTGATCATGATAAAAAAAGATTCGACTCCAACTCTGTTCCCATACAGAAGTTCCAGAAGATTGCCGAGGATATGCTTGAGACCGAACCTGCGTGGTTTTCGTT TCTTACTACTAAGACAGACGATAGCTGCTTTGTCGGCCTGGTACAGAAGCACCTCAAAGCTGAAAGTGGCGACATCGAGAATATGACGTTCTACTTCCTCGAGGATGGGGTCAAAGAGAGCAACACAGGCGGTGCAGCGGGAGGGAAGGAAGAGGGCGCTATGGGTGGTGCTGCGATCCAgacgcatgtacatgtagcaacccTTGTTCTGCCACTCGACTGGGAGAAGAGCTTCGCTAAGAgcctcaaaaacaacatacacaaCTGTCATGGTCATGTCGGCCCTGCACTGGAAGCTCTACGCATGGGACGCGACTCTTACACTGACATAACAGGAAAAACCTGCAAGTTTACCAGGAGTGCGGGTGACAGAAAGCTTCGCCAAGGAGTcaaaatatttaaagaaaaattgaGTTACAAGCTGGACGGTAAAAATCCTCACGGCAAAAGCAGTCTTTGTAAAGTCCATCTCAACGGGGATGGGTCTGACTGCTTATTGGTGTATGTGGTTCAGAATTACATGCACGCGGGGCGAGTGTTCCTGCTTGTCGGTGTGCATACTCATACTGAGTGTAATATCACCTCGGGCGCGAGCACGAAAGAACACTCCACCAAAAAGGGTGGGGACAGAGGCACACTGGACATAACAGAAGATATGGAGGCAGCTAGAAAATATCTGCACTAA